The following proteins come from a genomic window of Paenibacillus spongiae:
- a CDS encoding Yip1 family protein has product MNSAAEIKQTGLRSLRLGIAILFHPVDGFEELQKNRHLAAAFVLILLTISVRIITIYMTSFHITSLQPKDANLNLEIIRFVVPLISGVIACYLITAIMDGEAYFGQVLTAMSFALIPYIVFAIPLAAVSLVMSRGELGLYNSINSIIWLWVALLIFIQLKVLNDYTFKKAVGVLLLSIFAFIIFWGTVGLVFALTNHVLQFVREVGVEIRYLWEN; this is encoded by the coding sequence TTGAACAGTGCAGCGGAAATAAAACAAACAGGGCTTCGGTCACTGCGGCTTGGAATAGCAATACTGTTCCATCCTGTGGACGGTTTTGAGGAGCTGCAGAAAAACCGGCATCTGGCGGCGGCATTCGTCTTAATCCTTCTGACCATCAGCGTCAGAATCATCACGATTTATATGACGAGCTTTCATATTACGTCCCTTCAGCCGAAGGACGCCAATTTGAATTTGGAAATCATCCGCTTTGTCGTACCGTTGATATCCGGCGTTATCGCATGTTACTTAATTACGGCGATTATGGACGGCGAGGCTTATTTCGGCCAGGTCTTGACCGCCATGTCTTTCGCCCTGATTCCGTACATCGTATTTGCCATCCCGCTGGCTGCGGTTTCCTTGGTCATGTCGAGAGGCGAGCTGGGGCTGTATAACAGCATCAATTCGATTATATGGTTATGGGTCGCCTTGCTTATCTTCATTCAACTGAAGGTGCTGAACGATTATACCTTTAAGAAAGCGGTCGGCGTCCTTCTCTTATCGATCTTTGCCTTTATTATATTCTGGGGCACGGTCGGGCTAGTCTTCGCCCTGACGAATCACGTTCTTCAATTTGTGCGTGAAGTGGGCGTAGAAATCAGATACTTGTGGGAAAATTGA
- a CDS encoding NHL repeat-containing protein: MVYKRITAGIIGSLLFLICSLPVHALPKMSYTLDPMYGYRMPIPLTYTVEKVILDVGEPGLNKPSDLFIDEKGLLYVADTDNNRIVKLDGEGKVLGIFGKEQGVELDRPSGIYVDNLGHMFVADTGSGRVIHLSPEGAFIEEFVKPKSSLLSEDLDFSPDKVIMDRRGYLYALNKNDYSGFMMIDAMNQFRGYIGANRVPFDWTKLLIRLLATPEQREQLNNAVPQQNSNITIDSKGFIYTPTVLIDADQIKKFNAMGENIYKKKFFGESSIESGTLENPYFIDMAVDQYGIVNALDAMSRKIYQYDQEGNLLAVFGGQGDVKGRFEYPTSIVIDKAGKIYVLDRDRNNIQIFQPTKFAELVHQASQLHFNGRYQEAMVPWKEVLKIDENYPLAHRGVAKALMKEEKWKEAMREFKLGNDQEGYSLAFAEYRHDIMREYLGWIIIAVLLVVVTIYYIVKFMIRITNTVIRRYGY, from the coding sequence ATGGTGTATAAACGAATAACAGCGGGTATCATCGGCAGTCTGCTGTTTCTGATCTGCAGCTTGCCTGTCCATGCTCTCCCGAAAATGTCCTATACGCTCGATCCGATGTATGGCTATCGGATGCCGATTCCGCTGACCTATACGGTAGAAAAGGTCATTCTGGATGTAGGCGAGCCCGGTTTGAATAAACCGAGCGATTTATTTATCGACGAGAAGGGGCTCTTATATGTAGCCGACACGGACAATAACCGAATTGTGAAATTGGACGGCGAAGGGAAAGTATTGGGCATCTTCGGCAAGGAACAAGGCGTCGAGCTCGATCGACCGAGCGGAATCTATGTCGATAACCTGGGTCATATGTTCGTAGCGGATACGGGCAGCGGCAGGGTTATCCATCTCTCCCCGGAAGGGGCGTTCATCGAAGAATTCGTCAAGCCGAAATCGTCCTTGCTGAGCGAAGATTTGGATTTTTCCCCGGACAAAGTCATCATGGACCGGCGCGGCTATCTGTATGCGCTCAATAAGAACGATTACAGCGGCTTCATGATGATCGATGCGATGAATCAGTTCCGCGGATACATCGGCGCCAATCGCGTTCCGTTCGACTGGACCAAGCTTCTCATCCGGTTATTGGCGACGCCGGAGCAGCGGGAACAGCTGAACAATGCGGTTCCTCAGCAGAATTCGAATATTACGATCGACAGCAAAGGGTTTATCTACACCCCTACGGTTCTGATCGATGCCGATCAGATCAAGAAGTTCAACGCCATGGGCGAAAATATTTACAAGAAGAAATTCTTCGGCGAATCCTCGATCGAGAGCGGAACGCTGGAGAATCCATATTTCATCGATATGGCCGTTGACCAGTATGGGATTGTGAATGCGCTCGATGCGATGTCGCGGAAGATCTATCAATACGATCAGGAAGGCAATTTGCTGGCCGTATTTGGCGGTCAAGGCGATGTGAAGGGCCGCTTCGAATATCCGACGAGTATCGTCATCGATAAAGCGGGCAAGATCTACGTGCTGGATCGGGACCGGAACAATATTCAAATTTTCCAGCCGACGAAGTTTGCGGAATTGGTTCACCAGGCGAGCCAGCTGCACTTCAACGGGCGTTACCAGGAGGCGATGGTCCCCTGGAAGGAAGTGCTGAAGATCGACGAGAACTATCCGCTTGCCCATCGCGGCGTGGCGAAAGCGCTGATGAAGGAAGAGAAGTGGAAGGAAGCAATGAGGGAATTCAAGCTGGGTAACGACCAGGAGGGGTACTCGCTCGCCTTCGCCGAGTACCGGCATGACATCATGCGCGAATATCTGGGCTGGATCATCATTGCCGTCCTTCTCGTCGTCGTAACCATTTATTACATCGTCAAATTTATGATCCGTATCACGAATACCGTCATAAGGAGGTATGGCTATTGA
- a CDS encoding carbohydrate ABC transporter permease, with protein sequence MNFSKFVARFNRGLLYAFMIALVGFTALPIVYMVSTAFKPLDELFLYPPRFFVMKPTLRSFFDLLTATDSSIVPFSRYIFNSLFVSVAVVFSSLFVCCLGAYVLSKFKPPGAGFIFAIILSALMFSPQVTQIPTYMIVSSLGLVNTYWALILPKIAVAFNIFLMKQFFDQIPDALIEAAHIDGASDWKIFWRVIMAVSKPAWATLIIFSFIGNWNDYFSALVFTTSESMKTLPLAIQTLAGGPGVVARTGALAAGTFLMTLPPILIFLAFQKLVMNTMVHSGIK encoded by the coding sequence ATGAACTTTTCAAAATTTGTCGCCCGCTTCAACAGGGGATTGTTATATGCGTTTATGATCGCTTTGGTCGGATTTACGGCCCTGCCTATCGTGTACATGGTTTCGACGGCTTTCAAGCCGCTCGACGAGCTCTTCCTGTACCCGCCGAGATTCTTCGTGATGAAACCGACCTTGCGCAGCTTCTTCGATCTGCTTACCGCGACGGACAGCTCGATCGTCCCGTTCTCGCGGTACATCTTCAATAGTTTATTCGTCTCGGTGGCCGTCGTGTTTTCCAGCTTGTTCGTGTGCTGCCTTGGCGCCTATGTGCTGTCCAAATTCAAGCCGCCGGGTGCGGGCTTCATCTTCGCCATCATCTTATCGGCCCTGATGTTCTCGCCGCAGGTGACGCAGATTCCGACCTATATGATCGTATCGAGCTTGGGCTTGGTCAACACCTATTGGGCGTTAATTCTGCCGAAGATCGCCGTAGCCTTCAATATCTTCCTAATGAAGCAGTTCTTCGATCAAATACCCGATGCCTTGATCGAGGCCGCGCATATCGACGGCGCATCGGACTGGAAGATCTTCTGGAGGGTCATTATGGCGGTCAGTAAGCCGGCTTGGGCGACGTTAATCATCTTCTCCTTCATCGGGAACTGGAATGATTACTTCTCGGCGCTCGTGTTCACCACAAGTGAATCGATGAAGACGCTGCCGCTCGCGATCCAGACGCTGGCCGGGGGACCGGGCGTCGTTGCGCGGACGGGGGCGCTGGCTGCCGGAACGTTCTTAATGACTCTTCCTCCGATACTAATCTTCCTGGCGTTCCAGAAGCTGGTTATGAATACGATGGTTCATTCCGGGATCAAATAA
- a CDS encoding carbohydrate ABC transporter permease: MQSSVEVNSPLQLAPQKASRFKLTNARKRAALGYLFLSPFLILFIVFTVIPVLQSVYLSFTYYNMLQPPRWVGLSNYSVLFLEDDIFLTSLKNTFIFAVIAGPLSYCLSFMLAWVINTLKAKMVFSLAFYVPSITSGIALSIVWLYIFSGDRYGLLNNLLLDWGMISEPILWNTDPDTIMPVIIVVSLWMSMGTGFLVFLAGLQNVSPELYEAGAIDGISSRFQELWYITLPLMKPQLLFGAVNAIVGAFGVFDIAVAISGMPSPNYAGHTIIAHLFDYAFIRFELGYASAIAVFLFLVTLGLGRIVMRLLSSKDE, from the coding sequence ATGCAAAGCAGCGTGGAGGTTAATAGTCCGCTTCAGCTGGCACCGCAGAAGGCTAGCCGATTCAAATTGACCAATGCGAGGAAGAGGGCTGCACTCGGTTATTTATTTCTCAGCCCTTTCCTCATTCTCTTCATCGTCTTCACGGTTATACCCGTCTTGCAGTCGGTCTATCTCAGCTTTACCTATTACAACATGCTTCAGCCGCCGAGATGGGTAGGCTTATCTAATTACAGCGTCTTGTTTCTGGAAGACGACATCTTTCTCACATCGCTCAAGAATACGTTTATCTTCGCCGTTATCGCCGGGCCGCTAAGCTATTGCTTATCCTTTATGCTCGCGTGGGTCATCAATACGTTGAAGGCCAAGATGGTGTTCTCGCTGGCCTTCTACGTCCCGTCCATTACGAGCGGAATCGCTTTATCGATCGTCTGGCTGTACATATTCTCCGGAGACCGCTACGGGTTATTGAATAATTTGCTGCTGGATTGGGGCATGATCAGCGAACCGATTCTCTGGAATACGGATCCGGATACCATCATGCCGGTCATCATCGTCGTCTCCTTATGGATGAGCATGGGGACGGGTTTCCTGGTATTCCTGGCGGGCTTGCAGAACGTATCGCCCGAGCTATATGAAGCGGGGGCCATTGACGGGATTTCCAGCCGATTCCAGGAATTGTGGTACATTACCCTGCCGCTGATGAAGCCGCAGCTGCTGTTCGGAGCGGTCAATGCCATCGTGGGCGCCTTCGGGGTGTTCGACATTGCCGTGGCCATCTCCGGCATGCCAAGCCCGAACTATGCGGGCCATACGATTATAGCGCATCTGTTCGATTATGCCTTTATCCGGTTCGAACTGGGATACGCTTCGGCCATTGCCGTCTTCCTATTCTTAGTTACGCTCGGCTTAGGCCGCATCGTGATGCGACTATTGTCGTCCAAAGATGAATAA
- a CDS encoding extracellular solute-binding protein codes for MKWRWNDALKWKKVMLISITFLVFSMTFGESFHSYANERLRDRNQNQGAALADDQLAINSIMEPTYATTLAGYKKEGYQPADQPEIVMKADQHSAFGGTKPVTETVDGLSALVWDSTTPWIEWTVDVPQDGLYNLGLSYYPISGKRLPIQRELLIDGESPFREAQRLYFYRNWVDRGDPAQNNQGDDVRPKQIEKPQWMDIPVSDGNGLYPEPFQFYLTAGKHVIRMNFLVEPMAIDEIRLTAPAQLPSYAEMEQTYTEQGYKPAQQVNVKVQAENNPMKSDPTIRRESNGDPLMEPAGDGRIRLNAFGDWRWRKGGQKASWTFSVPKDGLYKIGLKFGQWWGDGLPSYRQILIDGKVPYKELELYPFTYSRNWRIETLHKDNEQTGKADPMLVYLTEGEHTITMIAQVGPYQPIMEALTADTQRLSDLYRRIIMVTGPTPDPNFEYELGKKVPKLIEDLKVIADDLLVQMDALNALSDVEPSTVNSLRMMNHTFEKMIRNPDSIPRQLSELSNSQTSLSTLLMGLQNVPLVLDYILVSSPDTTYPKVKSNVIQKSVSTFKNFMASFTKDYTGVGSVYDKETGQETEANPVIEVWVSRGKEWAEIMKEMAEEDFTPKTGIRININTLPAGQLNSGSVNTLLLAASSGRAPDVATGVDAHLPVEFAIRDASVDLTQFPDYEEVSKRFLAGSLIPFKYNGGNYALPETQDFNLLVFRKDILKELGVSIPQTWEDVYALLPILQQNGMQMYYPVTQLGFVPFLYQNGGDYYKENGMKSALDSPEAFQAFTEWTELYTNYKFPVMANFFNRFRTGEMPIGIVDYLTYVQLSTAAPELIGRWGVAPSPGHEKSNGTIDRTTGGAVQSVAIFKQSKRQKEAWEFLKWWTSTEIQLQFGQELEALLGVEARWNTANMDALSQLPWPEDDLKALKEQWKYYKEQPYVLGGYFTGRNIDNAWNRVVLGGMNIRESLEKGIKDINKELEAKQKEFGFIPDN; via the coding sequence TTGAAATGGCGTTGGAATGATGCATTAAAGTGGAAGAAAGTCATGCTTATATCGATCACTTTTCTTGTCTTTTCGATGACCTTCGGTGAGAGCTTTCATTCTTATGCCAACGAACGTTTGCGGGACCGCAATCAGAATCAAGGCGCTGCGCTGGCCGATGACCAACTGGCCATTAACAGTATCATGGAGCCGACTTATGCGACTACGCTAGCCGGGTATAAGAAAGAGGGCTATCAGCCGGCCGACCAACCGGAAATCGTGATGAAAGCCGATCAGCATTCGGCGTTCGGAGGCACGAAGCCGGTTACGGAAACGGTAGATGGTCTTTCCGCACTTGTATGGGACAGTACGACCCCATGGATCGAATGGACGGTCGATGTTCCGCAGGACGGCCTGTACAATCTGGGCTTAAGCTATTATCCGATTTCGGGAAAAAGGCTGCCGATCCAGCGGGAGCTGCTTATAGACGGAGAAAGTCCGTTTCGCGAGGCGCAGCGTCTCTACTTCTACCGCAATTGGGTCGATCGGGGCGATCCGGCCCAAAACAACCAGGGAGATGATGTAAGACCCAAGCAAATCGAGAAGCCGCAATGGATGGACATTCCGGTCTCGGACGGGAACGGTCTATATCCGGAACCCTTCCAATTTTATTTGACTGCGGGTAAGCATGTCATTCGAATGAATTTTCTAGTCGAACCGATGGCGATTGACGAGATCCGGTTAACGGCGCCGGCGCAATTGCCAAGCTATGCGGAAATGGAACAAACCTATACCGAGCAGGGCTATAAGCCTGCCCAGCAGGTCAATGTGAAAGTGCAAGCGGAGAATAATCCGATGAAATCCGATCCGACGATCCGCAGAGAATCGAATGGCGATCCATTGATGGAGCCGGCAGGCGATGGACGAATCCGGCTGAATGCATTTGGCGACTGGCGCTGGAGGAAAGGCGGTCAGAAGGCATCATGGACGTTCTCGGTTCCGAAGGACGGGTTGTACAAGATCGGCCTGAAATTTGGACAATGGTGGGGCGATGGGCTTCCGTCTTATCGTCAAATTCTTATAGATGGGAAGGTTCCGTACAAAGAGCTGGAGCTGTACCCTTTTACCTACTCGCGCAACTGGCGAATCGAAACGCTGCATAAGGATAACGAGCAGACGGGCAAGGCCGACCCCATGCTCGTGTACTTAACGGAAGGCGAGCATACGATTACGATGATCGCCCAGGTCGGGCCGTATCAACCGATTATGGAAGCATTAACGGCCGATACCCAGAGGCTTTCCGACCTGTACAGACGCATTATTATGGTCACGGGACCGACTCCGGACCCTAACTTCGAATATGAGCTGGGCAAGAAGGTGCCGAAGCTTATTGAGGACTTGAAGGTCATCGCGGACGATCTGCTCGTTCAGATGGATGCGCTCAATGCTCTCTCGGATGTAGAACCGAGCACCGTGAACAGTCTGCGGATGATGAACCATACGTTCGAGAAAATGATCCGCAATCCCGATTCGATCCCAAGACAATTATCGGAGCTCAGCAACAGTCAAACGAGCCTAAGCACGCTGCTGATGGGCTTGCAGAATGTGCCGCTTGTGCTGGATTACATCCTGGTCAGCTCTCCGGATACGACATATCCGAAGGTGAAGTCCAACGTTATCCAGAAATCCGTCAGCACGTTCAAAAATTTCATGGCGTCCTTTACGAAGGATTACACAGGCGTAGGCAGCGTATATGACAAAGAGACCGGGCAGGAAACGGAAGCGAACCCGGTTATCGAGGTATGGGTGTCCCGAGGCAAAGAGTGGGCGGAGATTATGAAGGAAATGGCGGAGGAAGATTTTACGCCCAAAACCGGCATCCGCATCAATATCAATACGCTCCCTGCCGGCCAATTAAACTCGGGATCCGTCAATACGCTTCTGCTGGCGGCCAGCTCCGGGAGAGCTCCGGATGTGGCAACCGGCGTCGATGCGCATCTGCCCGTCGAATTTGCGATTCGGGATGCTTCCGTCGATTTAACGCAGTTTCCCGACTATGAAGAAGTCAGCAAACGTTTCCTCGCCGGCTCGCTGATTCCATTCAAATACAACGGCGGGAACTATGCGCTGCCGGAAACGCAGGATTTCAACTTGTTAGTCTTCCGGAAGGATATCTTGAAGGAACTGGGCGTTAGCATCCCGCAGACATGGGAAGATGTCTACGCGCTGCTGCCGATTCTCCAGCAGAACGGGATGCAGATGTACTACCCGGTCACCCAGCTCGGATTTGTGCCGTTCCTCTACCAGAATGGCGGCGATTACTACAAGGAGAACGGCATGAAGTCGGCTCTGGATTCGCCGGAGGCATTCCAGGCCTTCACGGAATGGACGGAGCTGTATACCAATTATAAATTCCCGGTTATGGCGAACTTCTTCAACCGGTTCCGTACAGGGGAGATGCCGATCGGGATCGTGGACTATCTTACCTATGTACAGCTCTCTACGGCAGCGCCCGAGCTTATCGGCCGGTGGGGCGTCGCCCCGTCACCCGGTCACGAGAAGTCCAATGGAACGATTGACCGTACGACCGGAGGAGCGGTTCAGTCCGTTGCCATCTTCAAGCAATCGAAGCGCCAGAAGGAAGCTTGGGAATTCCTGAAATGGTGGACCAGTACAGAGATCCAGCTGCAGTTCGGTCAAGAGCTGGAGGCGCTGCTCGGCGTCGAAGCCCGCTGGAATACGGCGAATATGGATGCCTTATCGCAGCTGCCATGGCCGGAGGACGACCTCAAGGCATTGAAAGAACAATGGAAGTATTACAAAGAGCAGCCGTATGTGCTCGGAGGGTACTTCACGGGGCGGAACATCGATAATGCCTGGAACCGCGTTGTTCTGGGAGGCATGAACATTAGAGAGTCGCTGGAGAAGGGCATCAAGGATATTAATAAAGAACTTGAAGCCAAACAGAAAGAATTCGGTTTTATACCGGATAATTAA